One Nostoc sp. UHCC 0302 DNA window includes the following coding sequences:
- a CDS encoding RNA-binding protein, protein MSVYIGNLSHEIEDEDIRQVFLKYGSIKRILVSTNQKTGEKRGFAVVEMETDTEEVAAIHALRGTEWMGYSLKINKAKTIADAGSSR, encoded by the coding sequence ATGTCAGTTTATATTGGTAATTTATCTCATGAAATTGAAGATGAGGACATCAGACAAGTCTTTTTAAAGTATGGATCTATTAAAAGAATTCTAGTGTCAACCAACCAGAAAACAGGTGAAAAGAGGGGATTTGCAGTTGTAGAAATGGAAACAGATACCGAAGAGGTAGCAGCTATTCATGCATTAAGAGGGACTGAATGGATGGGTTATAGCCTTAAAATTAATAAAGCTAAAACCATTGCAGATGCAGGCTCGTCGCGCTAA